AGCACGGCGTCGATATCGTCAGGGTGGTGGTCGCCGATGCCGAGGACCGGCTTGCCGCCGCCGCCAAGGCGGCGGGGATCGAGGTCATCGTGCAGGCCGATCCCAGGCTCGTGGTCGCCTCGGAGATCGCAGCGGGTACCGACCTGATCGTGACCGCGCACAGCCACGCCCGCATCGGCGAGGACGCGCTGGCCGCGGCCAGGTTCGGCGGCATCGGCTACCACCCCTCGCTGCTGCCGCGGCACCGCGGCATCGCCGCGGTCGAATGGACCATCCGGGAAGGCGATCCGATCGCCGGCGGCACCGTCTACCATCTCGCCGACCGCATGGACGCCGGTGCGATCGCCGCGCAGGAATGGTGCTTCGTCAAAAAGGGCGAAACGGCGCGCGAATTGTGGGAACGCGCCCTGGCGCCGCTCGGCCAGAAGCTGCTGGCCGAGGTCATCGACTACGCCAAGGCCCACCACGCCCTGCCGGCCAAACCGCAGGACGAGCAGTTCGCGACCAACGCCCCGAATCTACCAAAGTAATATTTTACCGGCAACGGTGGCCATTCGGAACAAATTCCGCTCCCGCAGCGGAATAAATCCGTCCATTAACCATCTGATATAATTGGTAATTTTTTCACTATCGCGATGCAGCAAATTTTGAACACATTGTACGTGAATAAGCCGCTCATCACACACACGGGGATTTGATTTATGCGCCACAATCGCATTCGCGCCGCTTTTTTCGCCTTCGCCGCTGCAGGCGCCCTCGGCGCCGCTCCGGCCACGGCCGCCGACAACTCATATGACGGGCTCTGGAATGTCACGGTTGTGACCAAGAGCGGCAGCTGCGAGCCGAGCACCAGCTCCACCCTGACCGTGTCGGACGGCAAGGTCTCCGCCGGTGGCGCGCCCGCCGGAACCGTCGGCCGCGAGGGTCTTGTGCGAGTCTCGATCAATGGTGCATATGCCAACGGCCAGCTCAGCGGCAAGACCGGATCGGGGAAGTGGAATGGGGCATCCGCGGGTGTACCGTGCAGCGGTCGCTGGGAAGCATCGCGGCAATAAGCCGAACCCAACAACGGAATTCTTCGCGCTCACGCGACGGCTGACATTCGCAGCCGTCGCGTTTTTCTTGGTGGCAGCGTCCGGCTCCGCCGGCTATGCGCAGTCCGGGCCGTTCGCCGGGATGGCCGGCAACTGGTCCGGCGGCGGCACCATCACGCTGGACGACGGATCGACCGAGCGTATCAGGTGCCGCGCCAGCTATGCCGTCGGCGCCGGCGGCAACGGTCTCAACCAGTCCCTGACCTGCGCCAGCGACAGCTACAAATTCAATCTCGCCAGCAACGTCATCGCCCAGGCCGGCACGCTGTCCGGGACCTGGAGCGAAAGCATTCGCAATGTCAGCGGCAACCTCGACGGCCGCGGTGGCGGCGGCAATTTTCAGGTCATGGCCAGCGGCCCCGGATTCACCGCGAGCATTGCGTTGACGACGCGCGGCAACAAGCAATCCGTCGTGATCCGCTCCCAGGGCACGTTCCGGGTGACATCGATTTCGCTGTCCCGCAGATAGCCTTGCCTCGCCGCGATCGGCCCAGCCAGAGCCATTTCCACCTCAGATGCTCCATCCTTCGAGACGCATCGCGGAGCCTGTCATCGGGCGCGCATTCGCGCGACCCGTTGGCGATGCTCCTCAGGATGAGGTCTCAGTCCCTCATGGTGAGGAGCGCGTCTTCGCGCGTCTCGAACCATGAGGCCCAGATCTAGCTGGTCTTGCCGCCTTTGGGCACCACCAGCCGGGCGGCGGTTTCCTTCATGGTCTTTGCGATCAGCAGGGCCTGTTCCTTGTTCATCGCGAAATCCTGAACGCCCTTATGCGTCGTCAGCGAAAGCACCATGATATCGGGCTGCTGCTCGGGCCAGCCGGTGGCGAAGGCCGTCACATAGTCTGCGGATGTGGATCGCTTTGTCATCTTGGGATTTTCCTTCAAGCCTTCGGTACGAATGCGGTGACTTCGATCTCGACCTTGGCGCGCTCATCGACCAGGCCCGAGATGTAGAGCAGCGTCGAGGGCGGGAAATTTCGCCCGAGCGTCTCCTTCCAGGCCGCGCCGATTCCCGCTCCCGCAGCCTGGTATTCCTCGCGGCTGGTCAGGTACCAGGTCAGCCGGACGATATGCTCGGGTCCCGCGCCGGCCTCGCCGAGCAGCTTGACGATGCGTCGCAACGCCGTGCCGACCTGCGCGGCCATGTCGGGCGCATAGTCGCCCTTCTCGTCGCCACCGGTCTGGCCGGCCAGCACGATCCATCGGCCCGGACCATCGACGGCGACGCCGTGCGAAAAGCCGCGTGGCTTCGACCATTCGGCCGGTTGCAAGGTGAGCATGAAGAGTTCCCCCGGAATTGATTTCACCCGCTCCTTAGCACCGTTTATGCGGGCTCTCCCACCCCCGATTTCGGCGCCGCGCATCACTGCATCGGCATATTTGCGCGTTGCATATTCGCCAGATGTCGCCGATACCGGCCTGCCCTCACCGTCTCTATGCGCCGCGCGCCGCGCGGGATGCCTGGCAATCACATAACGATGGACCGAACCCCTTCCATACCAAGGGCCGCGCTGTGGATGGCCGGATGGCTCGCTTTGATGCTGATCGTGGCGGTGGCCGGCCGCGAGACGACGCGCGAACTGAACGTGTTCCAGATCATGGAGGTGCGCTCGGTCCTCGGCTTCCTGATGCTGTACCCGCTGATCCGCCGCGCCGGCGGCTTTGCGGCCATGAAGACGTCGCGGCCGCTGCAGCATGTCGCGCGCAATCTCATTCACTACGGCGCGCAGCTCGGCTGGTTCTTCGCGCTGACGCTGATTCCGCTCGGTCAGGTGGTGTCGATCGAATTCACCATGCCGATCTGGACCGCGATTCTCGCCGCGGCCTTTCTCGGCGAGCGCATGACGGTGTGGAAGGTGGCCGCCATCGTGCTCGGGATCGTCGGCGTCATCGTCATCGTGCGGCCCTCGACCGGCGAGATCAATCCGGGCCAGTTGATCGCGCTCGCCGCGGCGGTCGGATTCGGCATCTCCATCGCCATGGTCAAGTCGCTGACCCGCACCGAAAATACCCTCGCCATCATCTTCTGGATGCTGGCGGTGCAGTCGGCGGCCGGATTCTTGCCGTCGATCCATGTCTGGATTTGGCCGTCGGCCTGGGCCTGGGGCTGGATCGTGGTGATCGCATTCTGCGGCACGTTCTCACATTACTGCATGGCGCGCGCGATGCTGCACGCCGATGCGACGGTCGTGATCCCGATGGATTTCCTGCGGGTGCCGCTTTCCGCCGCCGCCGGCTGGCTGATCTATTCGGAGCGGCTCGACATGTTCACCGTGCTCGGCGCCTCGCTGATCCTCGCCGGCAATCTGTTGAACCTGAAAGCGCCAGCATCGGTTGCCGCGCGCGCAACCTGAGCGGTTCAGCGCCGGCCGGTGCTTTTTTCGGACCGCTCGCGCCGGATTGTGATCTAGATCACGCAAGCGCGGATGCCGGCTTGCTACCGTTGATTCCGCCGGACGACCATCGCCGAAAATTGGGCAAGGGCTCAATTTTTTGTGGCACGAAGCATGGTCTTTTCGTGTAAACTTGCACGGCGCGTCGCTGCCTGAGACGCCCGATTCCACTGGGGGATTTTTGATGCGCTACCTCACCCTGATTCTTTCCCTGATTTGCATGGTATTCGCCGCCCAGTCGGCCAAGGCCGACCGGCGTGTCGCCTTTGTCGTCGGCAACGGCGTCTACAAAAATGTCCAGCCGCTGCCGAATCCCGCGATCGACGCCAAGTCGATGGCGAGCGTGCTCCGCAATGTCGGCTTCGAGGTTGTCGAAGGCACCAATCTGACCCGCGACAAGATGACCGAGCGGCTGCTCGAGTTCGGCAAGAAGGCGCAAGGCGCCGACGTCGCGGTGTTCTTCTATGCCGGCCACGGCATCGCCATCAGCGGCACCAACTATCTGTTGCCGATCGACGCCGACATCAAATCGGAAATGGACGTCAAGCTCGGCGCCGCCATCAATATCGACCTGACGCTCGAACAGACCATGGGCGACGCCAAGGTCAAGCTGGTGTTCCTCGACGCCTGCCGCGACAACCCGTTTGCCGCCAAGATCAAGTCGAATGCCGCGACCCGCAGCGTCAACGTGCAGACCGGTCTTGCGGAAATGAAATCCGGCGAAGGCACGCTGATCGCATTCGCAACCGGTCCCGGGCAAACCGCGCTCGACGGCAAGGAAGGCACCAACAGCCCGTTCACCCGTGCGCTGATCGCCAACATCACGACACCCGGCGTCGAGATCCAGCAGGCGATGACCAAGGTCCGCGCCCAGGTCAACGAGGAAACCAACAAGGGCCAACTGCCCTGGGGACACACCAACCTGATCGGCGCGGTCTATTTGAACGGGGCTGCGGCGCCGGCGGCCACGGCCGCGGCTTCGTCGGCGCCCGCTGCCGTTGCCTCCTCCGGCAATTCGGACGTCGAAGTCGAGTTCTGGCGCTCGGTGCGGGAATCGAACAAGCCCGAAGAGCTCAACGCCTACCTGAGCAGCTATCCGAATGGTCAATTCCGGTCGCTGGCGCTGGCGCGGATCGCCTCCCTGAAGGACAGTTCATCGACGGCGACCCGCAACCTCACCGCCGGCATCGATCCCGCAACGTTCAAGGACGAAGCCAATCAGACCACCGAAGACCAGATCGGCCTCGACAAGGGCCAGCGCCGCGACGTGCAGCGCCGGCTCAACGGTCTCGGCTTCGACACCAAGGTGACCGGCAAGTTCGACGACTCGACCCGCGCGGTGATCACGCGCTGGCAGGCCGCCCGCGGCTATCCCAAGAGCGGCTACCTCAACAGGTTGCAGCACAAGGCGCTGCTGACGGAAATCGTCGCCGCGGTGCCGACCGCCTCCAGCGATTCCGATGAGAAGCCGGTCCGCCGCGCGCAGCCGCAGCGGAGCAGCGGAGGCAGCGCCCCCGCCCCGCAGCGTAGCGGCGGCGATCCCGGTGCAGCCTTCGTCGGCGGCGTGGTCGGCGGCATGGTGGGCGGCATGTTCCGTCGCTGATCGTCCGGTCCAGGGCCATCACATCAACCAGCAAAAAGCCCGGCTCGTGCCAGGCTTTTTAGTTCACGGCTCGCGGCAATCTCGTGCACTCGGCGTGCCCTTCCCGCAGCTTCACCATCTTGTCGCCGCCGCCCGACGTCAGCCGGCACATCTGCACTTCCTTGCCGGCCGGAACCGGCTTGGCGCAGGTAATCTGCGGATTGTTGTTGTACTTGGTGGTCTGGAACCTGCAGGTCACGATGCAGGAGGCGTCGCCGGCGAGCGAATTCGTCAGCGTGATGCTGGCGATCTCGTCACCCGGCAAGATCACGCAGGAGAACGGCACCGGTTCGGCCAGCGCCGGCGCCGTCAGCAGGCCGGGCCCTAGCAGGCCAAGTCCGAGCCACAGCGCGACGAGCGGAACCGGTTGTCGGTCGGCCGGGCGCCGGCGCATGGTCGCTTTCCGAGCAGGCGTCGCGGCAAAGCGCAGCCTATTTGCCCGCGGCCTTTCGCAAGGCGTCATTGATGCGATCCTGCCAGCCCGGTCCATCCTCCTGGAAGTGCTCGAGCACGTCCTGATCGATCCGCAGCGACACCAGTTCCTTCACTCCCGGAAGCGCGGCCCTCTTCGGCGGCGCCTCCGGAACCTTGGTGGTGGTCTTCTTGAACGCCGCCTCCGCCTCGGTGCGTGCGTCGTTTAGGGTTCGCGGCCGTCTCGGCTGATCCGCCATGGCGCTATATCCCCTCGAACAGCGCCGTCGACAGATAGCGCTCGGAGAATGACGGCACGATCGCAAGAATGGTCTTGCCCGCGTTCTCCGGCCGCTTGGCGATTTGCAGCGCGGCTGCGATCGCCGCGCCGGAGGAAATGCCGCCGGGAATGCCCTCGTTGCGCGCCAGCGCGCGCGAGGTCTCGATCGCGGTCGCGCTGTTGATCTTTATGATCTCGTCGATCACGGAGCGGTCCAGGATGTCGGGAATGAATCCGGCGCCGATGCCCTGGATCTTGTGCGGGGTGTGCTGTCCGCCCGACAGCACCGGACTTTCCTCCGGCTCCACCGCGACCACCCGCAAGCCGGGCTTGCGCGGCTTCAGCACCTGCCCGACGCCGGTGATGGTGCCGCCGGTGCCGACGCCGGCGACGAAGAAGTCGATATTGCCGCCGGTGTCGTTCCAGATTTCCTCCGCCGTAGTGCGGCGGTGAATCTCGGGGTTGGCGAGGTTCTTGAATTGCTGCGGCATCACCGCGTTCGGCGTCGTGCGCACCAGTTCTTCGGCGGTGGCGATCGAGCCCTTCATGCCCTGGGCGGCCGGCGTCAGCACGATCTCGGCGCCGAGGAAGGCCAGCATCTTGCGGCGCTCGATCGACATCGATTCCGGCATCACCAGTTTCAGCCGGTAGCCGCGCGAGGCGGCGACGAAGGCGAGCGCGATCCCGGTATTGCCCGACGTCGGCTCGATCAGCACGGTGTCGGCGTTGATCAGGCCGGCCTTCTCCATCGCGATGACCATCGCCGCCCCGATGCGGTCCTTCACGCTCGCCGCCGGGTTGAAATACTCCAGCTTGGCGAGGATGGTGGCGTGCGCGCCATGGGCTTGCGGCAGTTTGCGCAGACGAACGATCGGCGTGTCGCCGACCGCATCGACGATCGAGTCGAAAACCCGGCCCCGGCCGGGACGGTGCACTGCACTCGTGGCTGACGAGGCGTCCATGGCAAACTCCTGTGCAAGCAATGTGTATGAAGATAGAAGCTGTTCCCTCATTAGGGTGAGCTTGAGGCGGCATGCAAGCCGGAACTGGCTGCGCCAGAGTTTCGCTGCATTGCAAAACAGAAGCGCGGCCAAACAGCATAAAACCAACGCATTTCTGTTGCG
The sequence above is drawn from the Bradyrhizobium sediminis genome and encodes:
- a CDS encoding RidA family protein, translated to MLTLQPAEWSKPRGFSHGVAVDGPGRWIVLAGQTGGDEKGDYAPDMAAQVGTALRRIVKLLGEAGAGPEHIVRLTWYLTSREEYQAAGAGIGAAWKETLGRNFPPSTLLYISGLVDERAKVEIEVTAFVPKA
- a CDS encoding caspase family protein, with the protein product MRYLTLILSLICMVFAAQSAKADRRVAFVVGNGVYKNVQPLPNPAIDAKSMASVLRNVGFEVVEGTNLTRDKMTERLLEFGKKAQGADVAVFFYAGHGIAISGTNYLLPIDADIKSEMDVKLGAAINIDLTLEQTMGDAKVKLVFLDACRDNPFAAKIKSNAATRSVNVQTGLAEMKSGEGTLIAFATGPGQTALDGKEGTNSPFTRALIANITTPGVEIQQAMTKVRAQVNEETNKGQLPWGHTNLIGAVYLNGAAAPAATAAASSAPAAVASSGNSDVEVEFWRSVRESNKPEELNAYLSSYPNGQFRSLALARIASLKDSSSTATRNLTAGIDPATFKDEANQTTEDQIGLDKGQRRDVQRRLNGLGFDTKVTGKFDDSTRAVITRWQAARGYPKSGYLNRLQHKALLTEIVAAVPTASSDSDEKPVRRAQPQRSSGGSAPAPQRSGGDPGAAFVGGVVGGMVGGMFRR
- the cysK gene encoding cysteine synthase A; this translates as MDASSATSAVHRPGRGRVFDSIVDAVGDTPIVRLRKLPQAHGAHATILAKLEYFNPAASVKDRIGAAMVIAMEKAGLINADTVLIEPTSGNTGIALAFVAASRGYRLKLVMPESMSIERRKMLAFLGAEIVLTPAAQGMKGSIATAEELVRTTPNAVMPQQFKNLANPEIHRRTTAEEIWNDTGGNIDFFVAGVGTGGTITGVGQVLKPRKPGLRVVAVEPEESPVLSGGQHTPHKIQGIGAGFIPDILDRSVIDEIIKINSATAIETSRALARNEGIPGGISSGAAIAAALQIAKRPENAGKTILAIVPSFSERYLSTALFEGI
- a CDS encoding DMT family transporter; protein product: MDRTPSIPRAALWMAGWLALMLIVAVAGRETTRELNVFQIMEVRSVLGFLMLYPLIRRAGGFAAMKTSRPLQHVARNLIHYGAQLGWFFALTLIPLGQVVSIEFTMPIWTAILAAAFLGERMTVWKVAAIVLGIVGVIVIVRPSTGEINPGQLIALAAAVGFGISIAMVKSLTRTENTLAIIFWMLAVQSAAGFLPSIHVWIWPSAWAWGWIVVIAFCGTFSHYCMARAMLHADATVVIPMDFLRVPLSAAAGWLIYSERLDMFTVLGASLILAGNLLNLKAPASVAARAT
- a CDS encoding formyltransferase family protein; the encoded protein is MRITLVGSRHFGVTTLNMLRQHGVDIVRVVVADAEDRLAAAAKAAGIEVIVQADPRLVVASEIAAGTDLIVTAHSHARIGEDALAAARFGGIGYHPSLLPRHRGIAAVEWTIREGDPIAGGTVYHLADRMDAGAIAAQEWCFVKKGETARELWERALAPLGQKLLAEVIDYAKAHHALPAKPQDEQFATNAPNLPK
- a CDS encoding BrnA antitoxin family protein → MADQPRRPRTLNDARTEAEAAFKKTTTKVPEAPPKRAALPGVKELVSLRIDQDVLEHFQEDGPGWQDRINDALRKAAGK